The Babylonia areolata isolate BAREFJ2019XMU chromosome 22, ASM4173473v1, whole genome shotgun sequence genome contains a region encoding:
- the LOC143297192 gene encoding cysteine-rich venom protein Mr30-like — translation MARGWCVSTLVVIMTAVVMCGSVDAGIDPNCEPKYLQFSPSHTRCLTDSPKAKLVPMTEKRKKYILKLHNRIRASELPTASNMMKLRWDDNLAKTAERLVMQCEFNHDEMRNRMEPDWPVVKIGQNLGMGHRTFGSMMSRFYSEKTRLNYTYGGGYIRGAGHYFQLVSYEATRVGCATAKCRKTKYKIMRACNYAPALNADKPPYKSGPPCGDCLDNCDASGKLCDCGGKLCYNGGEIDPSTCQCVCQEGKTGENCQDVDCSIPDPFPSCRDGRLTKADCGRHKTVIADPLMCPHLCGYCPACSWVQCQNGGVVNNATCQCECPSRYTGLQCQKDCSTTNCSGHGTPYGENGECFCTCDKGFHGKACQNVCEDQPFCQAHMTPQYCQDYCARNDNLQFNCPVCCGHVTGCTL, via the exons ATGGCgaggggttggtgtgtgtccaCCCTAGTGGTCATCATGACggctgtggtgatgtgtgggtcTGTTGACGCTG GTATCGATCCCAACTGTGAACCCAAGTATCTTCAGTTCAGTCCCAGCCACACACGATGCTTGACTGACAGCCCGAAGGCAAAGTTGGTTCCAATgacggaaaagagaaagaagtacATTCTCAAACTGCACAATCGCATCAGGGCCAGTGAACTGCCTACTGCATCCAACATGATGAAGCTG AGGTGGGACGACAATCTGGCCAAGACAGCGGAGAGGCTGGTGATGCAGTGTGAATTCAACCATGACGAAATGAGGAATCGCATGGAGCCAG actGGCCTGTGGTGAAGATAGGCCAGAACTTGGGCATGGGCCACCGCACTTTCGGCAGCATGATGTCCCGCTTCTACTCCGAGAAGACCAGACTGAACTACACCTACGGAGGCGGCTACATAAGAGGAGCAGGGCATTATTTTCAG CTGGTGTCCTATGAGGCCACCCGGGTAGGGTGCGCAACGGCCAAGTGCAGAAAGACCAAGTACAAAATCATGCGCGCCTGCAACTATGCACCAGC tctaaaCGCCGACAAACCTCCATACAAAAGCGGGCCACCCTGTGGAGACTGCCTTGACAACTGTGATGCCAGTGGAAAGTTGTGCG ACTGTGGCGGCAAGCTGTGTTACAACGGGGGCGAGATAGACCCCagcacctgtcagtgtgtctgtcaggaggggaagacaggagagaACTGCCAGGATG tggactGCTCCATACCTGACCCGTTCCCGTCCTGTCGGGACGGGCGGCTGACCAAGGCGGACTGCGGCAGACACAAAACCGTCATAGCTGACCCCCTGATGTGTCCCCACCTGTGTGGCTACTGCCCGG ccTGTTCCTGGGTACAGTGTCAGAACGGGGGCGTGGTGAACAACGCCACGTGCCAGTGTGAGTGCCCCAGCAGGTACACAGGGCTGCAGTGCCAGAAAG aCTGTTCGACCACAAACTGCAGTGGCCATGGCACACCTTACGGAGAAAACGGAGAGTGCTTCTGTACATGTGACAAGGGATTCCATGGAAAGGCCTGCCAAA ACGTGTGTGAGGACCAACCTTTCTGTCAGGCTCACATGACGCCCCAGTACTGCCAGGACTACTGTGCCAGGAACGACAACTTGCAGTTCAACTGCCCCGTGTGCTGCGGTCACGTGACGGGTTGCACGCTCTGA